A single window of Helicobacter pylori NCTC 11637 = CCUG 17874 = ATCC 43504 = JCM 12093 DNA harbors:
- the ppa gene encoding inorganic diphosphatase: MNLDQLEVSHDADSLCVVIEISKHSNIKYELDKKSGALMVDRVLYGAQNYPANYGFVPNTLGSDGDPVDALVLSDVAFQAGSVVKARLVGVLNMEDESGVDEKLLALPIDKIDPTHSYVKDIDDLSKHTLDKIKHFFETYKDLEPNKWVKVKGFENKESAIKVLEKAIKAYQG; encoded by the coding sequence ATGAATTTAGACCAATTAGAAGTGAGCCATGACGCTGATTCTTTGTGTGTGGTGATTGAAATATCCAAGCATTCTAATATCAAGTATGAATTGGATAAAAAAAGCGGGGCTTTAATGGTGGATAGGGTGCTTTATGGGGCGCAAAATTACCCTGCGAATTACGGCTTTGTGCCTAACACTTTAGGATCTGATGGCGACCCTGTAGATGCGCTGGTTTTAAGCGATGTGGCTTTTCAAGCCGGGAGCGTGGTGAAAGCGCGCTTGGTTGGGGTTTTGAACATGGAAGATGAAAGCGGAGTGGATGAAAAATTACTCGCTCTACCCATAGATAAGATCGATCCCACGCATTCCTATGTCAAAGATATTGATGATTTATCCAAACACACTTTAGATAAAATCAAACATTTTTTTGAAACTTACAAGGATTTAGAGCCTAATAAATGGGTGAAAGTCAAGGGGTTTGAAAACAAAGAGAGCGCGATTAAGGTTTTAGAGAAAGCGATAAAAGCCTATCAAGGCTAA
- a CDS encoding endonuclease MutS2: protein MNNNNNTPPKPLEESLDLKEFIALFKTFFAKERDTIILENDLKQAFAYLNEVDAIGLPTPKSVKESDLIIIKLTKLGTLHLDEIFEIVKRLRYIVVLQNAFKTFTHLKFHERLNAIVLPPFFNDLIALLDDEGKIKQGANATLDALNESLNRLKKESAKIIHHYARSKELAPYLVDTQSHLKHGYECLLLKSGFSSAIKGVVLERSANGYFYLLPESAQKIAQKIAQIGNEIDCCIVEMCQTLSRNLQKHLLFLKFLFKEFDFLDSLQARLNFAKAYNLEFVMPSFTQKKMILENFSHPILKEPKPLNLKFEKSMLAVTGVNAGGKTMLLKSLLSAAFLSKNLIPMKINAHHSIIPYFKEIHAIINDPQNSANNISTFAGRMKQFSALLSKENMLLGVDEIELGTDADEASSLYKTLLEKLLKQNNQIIITTHHKRLSVLMAENKEVELLAALYDEEKERPTYTFLKGVIGKSYAFETALRYGVPHFLIEKAKAFYGEDKEKLNVLIENSSALERELKQKNESLENALKEQEDLKNAWLLEMEKQKEIFHNKKLELEKSYQQALNILKSEVASKDTSSMHKEIHRASEILNKHKTNQEIPQTITNFQTNEKARYKNESVLIVQILDKGYYWIETELGMRLKAHGSLLKKIQKPPKNKFKPPKTTIPKPKEASLRLDLRGQRSEEALDLLDAFLNDALLGGFEEVLICHGKGSGILEKFVKEFLKNHPKVVSFSDAPINLGGSGVKIVKL, encoded by the coding sequence ATGAATAATAATAATAATACCCCACCCAAACCCCTAGAAGAAAGCCTGGATTTAAAAGAGTTTATCGCTCTTTTTAAAACCTTTTTTGCAAAAGAAAGAGATACTATTATTTTAGAAAACGATCTCAAACAAGCTTTCGCTTATTTAAACGAAGTGGATGCGATCGGTTTGCCTACCCCTAAAAGCGTGAAAGAAAGCGATCTTATTATCATCAAACTCACCAAATTAGGGACGCTCCATTTAGATGAAATTTTTGAGATTGTCAAACGATTGCGCTACATTGTCGTTTTACAAAACGCTTTTAAAACTTTCACGCATTTAAAATTTCATGAACGCCTTAACGCTATTGTTTTACCCCCTTTTTTTAATGATCTAATCGCTTTATTAGATGATGAAGGCAAAATCAAACAAGGGGCGAACGCTACCCTAGACGCTTTGAATGAAAGTTTGAACCGCCTTAAAAAAGAGAGTGCAAAAATCATTCACCATTACGCCCGCTCTAAAGAGCTTGCCCCTTATTTAGTGGATACGCAAAGCCACCTTAAGCATGGTTATGAATGCCTTTTATTAAAGAGCGGGTTTTCTAGCGCGATCAAAGGCGTTGTGCTAGAAAGAAGCGCTAATGGCTATTTCTACCTTTTGCCTGAAAGCGCGCAAAAAATCGCCCAAAAAATCGCCCAAATTGGTAATGAAATAGATTGCTGTATCGTTGAAATGTGTCAAACTCTAAGCCGTAACTTGCAAAAACACCTTTTATTTTTAAAATTCCTTTTCAAAGAATTTGATTTTTTAGACAGCTTGCAAGCCCGGCTTAATTTCGCTAAAGCCTACAATTTAGAATTTGTCATGCCAAGCTTTACGCAAAAAAAAATGATTTTAGAAAACTTTTCACACCCCATTTTGAAAGAGCCAAAGCCCTTAAATTTGAAGTTTGAAAAATCCATGCTCGCTGTTACCGGCGTGAATGCGGGCGGGAAAACCATGCTCTTAAAATCGCTTTTAAGCGCGGCGTTTTTGAGTAAGAATCTTATTCCCATGAAAATCAACGCCCATCATTCCATTATCCCCTATTTTAAAGAAATCCACGCCATTATCAACGACCCCCAAAACAGCGCGAACAATATCTCTACTTTCGCCGGCAGAATGAAGCAATTTAGCGCTCTTTTATCCAAAGAAAACATGCTTTTAGGCGTTGATGAAATTGAGCTAGGGACTGACGCTGATGAAGCGAGCAGCTTGTATAAAACCCTGTTGGAAAAATTGCTTAAACAAAACAACCAAATCATTATCACCACGCACCACAAACGCCTGAGCGTGTTAATGGCAGAAAACAAGGAAGTGGAATTACTAGCCGCTCTTTATGACGAAGAAAAAGAACGGCCCACTTACACTTTTTTAAAAGGGGTTATTGGCAAAAGCTATGCGTTTGAAACCGCTTTGCGCTATGGCGTGCCGCATTTTTTGATTGAAAAAGCGAAAGCCTTTTATGGCGAAGATAAGGAAAAATTGAATGTTTTGATTGAAAATTCCAGCGCGTTAGAAAGGGAATTGAAACAAAAAAATGAAAGCTTAGAGAACGCTTTAAAAGAGCAAGAAGATTTAAAAAACGCATGGCTTTTAGAAATGGAAAAACAAAAAGAAATCTTTCACAATAAAAAATTGGAATTGGAAAAATCCTACCAGCAAGCCCTAAACATCTTAAAAAGCGAAGTCGCTTCAAAAGATACCAGCTCCATGCATAAAGAAATCCATAGAGCGAGCGAAATTTTAAACAAACATAAAACAAACCAAGAGATCCCACAAACAATAACGAACTTTCAAACTAACGAAAAAGCGCGCTATAAAAATGAAAGCGTGCTGATTGTGCAAATTTTAGACAAGGGCTATTATTGGATAGAAACCGAGCTTGGCATGCGTTTAAAAGCGCATGGGAGTTTGTTGAAAAAAATCCAAAAACCCCCTAAAAACAAATTCAAACCCCCTAAAACAACCATTCCTAAACCTAAAGAAGCGAGCTTGCGCCTTGATTTAAGGGGGCAACGCAGCGAAGAAGCCCTGGATTTACTAGACGCTTTTTTAAACGACGCGCTTTTAGGAGGCTTTGAAGAGGTGCTTATTTGCCACGGCAAAGGGAGCGGGATTTTAGAAAAGTTTGTGAAAGAATTTTTAAAAAACCACCCTAAAGTGGTAAGCTTTAGCGACGCTCCCATTAATTTAGGTGGCAGTGGGGTTAAAATCGTTAAATTGTAG
- a CDS encoding glycosyltransferase family 25 protein: MTQVYIISLKESQRRLDTEKLVLESNEKFKGRCVFQIFDAISPKHEDFEKFVQELYDSSSLLKSDWFHSDYCYQELLPQEFGCYLSHYLLWKECVKLNQPVVILEDDVALESNFMQALEDCLKSPFDFVRLYGHYWGGHKTNLCALPVYTETEEAEASIEKTPIENYEVTSPPPPNPTRDTQQDFITETQQDPKELSEPCKIAPQKISFNQVVFKKIKRKLNRFIGSILARTEVYKNIVAKYDDLTTKYDDLTTKYDDLTTKYDDLTTKYDDLNKNIAEKYDELMGKYESLLAKEVNIKETFWESRADSEKEALFLDHFYLTSVYVATTAGYYLTPKGAKTFIEATERFKIIEPVDMFINNPTYHDIANFTYVPCPVSLNKHAFNSTIQNAKKPDISLKPPKKSYFDNLFYHKFNARKCLKAFNKYSKQYAPLKTPKES, from the coding sequence TTGACACAAGTTTATATCATTTCTTTAAAAGAAAGTCAAAGGCGTTTGGATACTGAAAAACTCGTTTTAGAATCCAATGAAAAATTTAAAGGCCGTTGTGTTTTTCAAATTTTTGACGCTATTAGCCCTAAACACGAAGATTTTGAAAAATTCGTTCAAGAGCTTTATGATTCTTCAAGTTTGTTAAAATCCGATTGGTTTCATTCTGATTATTGTTATCAAGAATTATTGCCCCAAGAATTTGGGTGCTATTTAAGCCATTATCTTTTATGGAAAGAATGCGTCAAATTAAACCAACCGGTCGTTATTTTAGAAGATGACGTAGCGCTAGAGTCTAATTTCATGCAAGCTTTAGAAGATTGCTTGAAAAGCCCTTTTGATTTTGTGAGACTCTATGGGCATTATTGGGGAGGCCATAAAACCAATTTGTGCGCTCTCCCTGTCTATACAGAAACTGAAGAGGCTGAAGCGTCTATTGAAAAAACGCCTATTGAAAATTATGAAGTTACCTCCCCCCCCCCCCCCAATCCCACACGAGATACGCAACAAGATTTTATTACTGAAACGCAACAAGACCCTAAAGAACTATCTGAGCCTTGCAAAATAGCGCCCCAAAAAATCTCTTTTAACCAAGTGGTTTTTAAAAAAATTAAAAGAAAACTCAACCGCTTTATTGGAAGTATTTTAGCTCGGACAGAAGTGTATAAGAATATTGTGGCAAAATACGATGATCTCACCACAAAATACGATGATCTCACCACAAAATACGATGATCTCACCACAAAATACGATGATCTCACCACAAAATACGATGATCTCAATAAGAATATTGCGGAAAAATACGACGAACTCATGGGAAAATACGAATCCTTATTGGCAAAAGAGGTAAACATCAAAGAGACTTTTTGGGAATCTCGTGCTGATAGCGAAAAAGAAGCGCTATTTTTAGATCATTTTTACCTCACCAGCGTGTATGTGGCCACTACGGCAGGATACTATCTCACGCCTAAGGGCGCTAAAACTTTTATAGAAGCCACAGAGCGTTTCAAGATCATAGAGCCGGTGGATATGTTCATAAACAACCCCACTTACCATGATATTGCTAATTTTACCTATGTGCCTTGCCCTGTTTCTTTAAACAAGCATGCTTTCAATAGCACCATTCAAAATGCAAAAAAGCCTGACATTTCATTAAAGCCCCCTAAAAAATCTTATTTTGATAATCTTTTTTATCATAAATTCAACGCCAGAAAGTGCTTAAAAGCCTTTAATAAATACAGCAAACAATACGCTCCTTTAAAAACCCCTAAAGAGAGTTAA
- a CDS encoding chemotaxis protein, translating into MVRDIDKTTSLHLNNEAQFLCFRLDAEKDAQLYGMNIFKIREIIHYDGEVTEILGGSDGMMLGFLSVRGESIPLVDVKRWLHYNANDPSRDLKECSVKDDHNLVIVCHFSNHSIALKVLKIERIIHKNWTEISAGDKQGINEEGKLSAITRFDEERVVQILDVEKMISDVFPSLKDLDDLTLRCIEAIQSQKLILIAEDSLSALKTLEKIVQTLELRYLAFPNGRELLDYLYEKEHYQQVGVVITDLEMPNISGFEVLKTIKADHRTEHLPVIINSSMSSDSNRQLAQSLEADGFVVKSNILEIHEMLKKTLS; encoded by the coding sequence GTGGTAAGAGATATTGACAAAACGACTTCGTTGCACTTAAACAACGAAGCGCAATTTCTGTGCTTTAGATTAGATGCAGAAAAAGACGCCCAACTTTATGGCATGAATATTTTTAAGATCCGAGAAATTATCCATTATGACGGAGAGGTTACAGAGATTCTTGGGGGGAGCGATGGCATGATGCTTGGGTTTCTTAGTGTTAGGGGCGAATCCATCCCTTTAGTGGATGTGAAAAGGTGGTTGCATTATAACGCTAATGATCCGAGCCGTGATCTAAAAGAATGCAGCGTTAAAGATGACCATAATTTGGTGATCGTGTGCCATTTTTCTAACCATTCCATCGCTCTAAAAGTTTTAAAAATTGAAAGGATCATTCATAAAAATTGGACTGAGATTAGTGCCGGGGACAAACAAGGCATTAATGAAGAGGGCAAACTTAGCGCTATCACCCGTTTTGATGAAGAACGAGTGGTGCAGATCTTAGATGTGGAAAAGATGATTAGCGATGTTTTCCCTAGCTTGAAGGATTTGGACGATTTGACTTTGCGTTGCATAGAAGCCATTCAAAGCCAAAAACTCATTTTAATCGCTGAAGACTCTCTAAGTGCTCTTAAAACCCTAGAAAAAATCGTTCAAACTTTAGAATTGCGTTATTTAGCCTTTCCAAACGGGAGGGAATTGTTGGATTATTTGTATGAAAAAGAACATTACCAACAGGTCGGCGTGGTCATTACGGATTTAGAAATGCCTAACATTTCAGGGTTTGAAGTGTTAAAAACCATTAAAGCTGATCATAGAACTGAGCATCTTCCTGTGATTATCAATTCGTCCATGAGCAGCGATTCTAACCGCCAATTAGCCCAATCTTTAGAAGCGGATGGTTTTGTGGTAAAATCTAACATTCTTGAAATCCATGAAATGCTTAAAAAAACGCTTTCATAA
- a CDS encoding ATP-binding cassette domain-containing protein has protein sequence MISNISIHPKTMFKNALNIQDFSFKSHTSTAIIGTNGAGKSTLINTILGIRSDYNFKAQNNNIPYYDNVIPQRKQLGVVSNLFNYPPGLNANDLFKFYQFFHKNCTPNLFEKNLLNKTYEHLSDGQKQRLKIDLALSHHPQLIIMDEPETSLEQNALIRLSNLISLRNTQQLTSIIATQILLS, from the coding sequence ATGATTTCTAACATCAGCATACACCCAAAAACCATGTTTAAAAACGCTTTAAATATACAAGATTTTTCATTTAAAAGTCATACTAGCACAGCCATTATTGGCACAAATGGTGCTGGAAAATCAACGCTTATCAACACTATTCTAGGCATTAGATCAGACTATAATTTTAAAGCACAAAACAATAATATTCCATACTACGACAATGTTATACCACAACGCAAGCAATTGGGAGTTGTCTCTAACCTATTCAACTACCCACCTGGATTAAACGCAAACGACCTTTTTAAATTCTATCAATTTTTTCACAAAAACTGCACTCCAAATCTATTTGAAAAAAATCTTTTGAATAAAACCTACGAACACCTAAGCGATGGACAAAAACAGCGCTTAAAGATTGACTTAGCTCTTAGCCACCACCCCCAATTAATTATTATGGATGAACCAGAAACCAGTTTAGAGCAAAACGCTCTTATAAGACTATCAAATCTCATAAGCTTGCGCAACACCCAACAACTTACAAGTATCATCGCCACTCAGATCTTATTGTCTTAG
- a CDS encoding adenylate kinase, giving the protein MKQLFLIIGAPGSGKTTDAELIAKNNSETIAHFSTGDLLRAESAKKTDRGLLIEKFTSQGELVPLEIVVETILAAIKSSSKGIILIDGYPRSVEQMQALDKELNAQNEVILKSVIEVKVSENTAKERVLGRSRGADDNEKVFHNRMRVFLDPLGEIQNFYKAKCLHKVINGERSIEEIVNEMQKYILSFGN; this is encoded by the coding sequence ATGAAACAGCTATTTTTGATTATTGGAGCCCCAGGGAGTGGTAAAACCACTGATGCAGAGCTTATCGCTAAGAATAACAGCGAAACAATCGCTCATTTTTCTACCGGGGATTTACTAAGGGCTGAGAGCGCTAAAAAGACCGATCGAGGCTTATTGATTGAGAAATTCACTTCTCAAGGCGAATTAGTGCCTTTAGAAATTGTGGTAGAAACGATCCTTGCAGCGATTAAAAGCTCTAGTAAAGGGATCATTTTAATTGATGGCTATCCCAGGAGCGTGGAACAAATGCAGGCTTTGGATAAGGAATTGAACGCTCAAAACGAAGTAATTTTAAAAAGCGTGATTGAAGTAAAAGTGAGTGAAAATACCGCTAAAGAAAGGGTTTTAGGGCGCTCTAGGGGGGCTGATGATAATGAAAAGGTGTTTCATAACCGCATGCGGGTGTTTTTGGATCCGTTGGGTGAGATCCAAAATTTCTACAAGGCTAAATGTTTGCATAAAGTTATCAATGGCGAAAGAAGCATTGAAGAAATCGTGAATGAAATGCAAAAATATATTTTGTCTTTTGGGAATTAA
- the aspS gene encoding aspartate--tRNA ligase yields the protein MRSHFCTEISEKDVGKIVKVAGWCNTYRDHGGVVFIDLRDKSGLVQLVCDPSSKAYEKALEVRSEFVLVAKGIVRLRGAGLENPKLKTGKIEIVLEELVIENKSATPPIEIGNKNVNEDLRLKYRYLDLRSLNAYEIFKLRSEVALITRNALAQKGFLEIETPILSKTTPEGARDYLVPSRVHEGEFFALPQSPQLFKQLLMVGGMDRYFQIARCFRDEDLRADRQPEFTQIDAEMSFCDENDVMGVVEDLLQEIFKAIGHTISKPFKRMLYKEAMENYGSDKPDLRFELPLIEVGDCFRDSSNAIFSNIAQDPKNQRIKALNVKGADAIFSRSVLKELEEFVRQFGAKGLAYLQIKEDGIKGPLVKFLSEKGLKNILERTDAQVGDIVFFGAGDKKIVLDYMGRLRLKVAETLDLIDKDALNFLWVVNFPMFEKTENGYHAAHHPFTMPKNIECEDIEEVEAHAYDVVLNGVELGGGSIRIHKEEMQKKVFEKINIHEEEAQKKFGFLLEALKFGAPPHGGFAIGFDRLIMLMTKSSSIRDVIAFPKTQKASCLLTNAPSPINEEQLRELHIRLRK from the coding sequence ATGCGAAGTCATTTCTGCACAGAAATTAGTGAAAAAGATGTGGGTAAGATAGTCAAAGTGGCCGGGTGGTGTAACACTTATAGAGACCATGGAGGCGTGGTTTTTATTGATTTAAGGGATAAGAGCGGTTTAGTGCAACTCGTCTGTGATCCCAGCTCTAAGGCTTATGAAAAGGCTTTAGAAGTCAGGAGCGAATTTGTGCTAGTGGCTAAAGGAATAGTGCGTTTGAGAGGCGCTGGGTTAGAAAACCCTAAACTAAAAACGGGTAAAATTGAAATCGTTTTAGAAGAGTTAGTCATTGAAAATAAAAGCGCTACCCCACCGATTGAAATTGGCAATAAAAACGTGAATGAAGATTTGCGCTTGAAATACCGCTATTTGGATTTACGCTCTTTGAACGCTTATGAAATCTTTAAATTGCGCAGCGAAGTGGCTCTTATTACTCGTAACGCTTTAGCCCAAAAGGGCTTTTTAGAGATTGAAACCCCCATTTTGTCTAAAACCACGCCTGAGGGGGCTAGGGATTATTTAGTGCCAAGTAGGGTGCATGAGGGCGAATTTTTCGCGCTTCCCCAAAGCCCGCAATTATTCAAACAGCTTTTAATGGTGGGGGGAATGGACAGGTATTTTCAAATCGCTCGTTGCTTTAGAGATGAAGATTTGAGAGCGGACAGGCAACCAGAATTCACGCAAATTGATGCGGAAATGAGTTTTTGTGATGAAAATGATGTGATGGGCGTGGTGGAAGATTTGTTGCAAGAGATTTTTAAAGCGATTGGGCATACTATTTCTAAACCTTTTAAACGCATGCTTTATAAGGAAGCGATGGAAAATTACGGGAGCGATAAGCCGGATTTACGCTTTGAATTGCCTTTAATAGAAGTGGGGGATTGTTTTAGGGACAGCTCAAACGCTATTTTTTCTAATATCGCGCAAGATCCTAAAAACCAACGCATTAAAGCTTTGAACGTTAAGGGGGCTGATGCGATTTTTAGCCGTAGCGTTTTAAAAGAATTAGAAGAATTTGTGCGCCAATTTGGGGCTAAAGGCTTAGCGTATTTGCAGATTAAAGAAGATGGGATTAAAGGGCCTTTAGTTAAATTTTTGAGCGAAAAGGGGCTTAAGAATATTTTAGAAAGGACTGATGCGCAAGTTGGGGATATTGTCTTTTTTGGAGCTGGGGATAAAAAAATCGTGTTAGATTACATGGGGCGTTTGCGCTTGAAAGTGGCTGAAACGCTTGATTTGATTGATAAAGACGCTTTGAATTTCTTATGGGTGGTCAATTTCCCCATGTTTGAAAAAACCGAAAACGGCTATCATGCTGCACACCACCCTTTTACGATGCCTAAAAATATAGAATGCGAAGATATAGAAGAGGTTGAAGCGCATGCGTATGATGTGGTGCTTAATGGCGTGGAGCTTGGTGGGGGAAGCATAAGGATCCATAAAGAAGAAATGCAAAAAAAAGTCTTTGAAAAAATCAATATCCATGAAGAAGAAGCACAAAAGAAATTTGGCTTTTTACTAGAAGCGCTAAAATTTGGCGCTCCTCCTCATGGAGGCTTTGCGATAGGCTTTGATCGCTTGATCATGCTAATGACTAAATCTAGTAGCATTAGAGATGTGATCGCTTTCCCTAAAACGCAAAAAGCTTCATGCTTATTGACGAATGCGCCTAGCCCCATTAATGAAGAGCAACTAAGAGAATTACACATTCGCTTGAGAAAATAA
- the ligA gene encoding NAD-dependent DNA ligase LigA codes for MIKSQKEYLERIAYLNTLSHHYYNLDDPIVSDAVYDELYQELKAYEEKNPNGIQANSPTQKVGATATNSFNKKPHLMRMWSLDDVFNQSELQAWLQRILKAYPSASFVCSPKLDGVSLNLLYQHGKLVNATTRGNGLEGELVSANAKHIANIPHAIAYKGEIEIRGEVIISKKDFDALNKERLNANEPLFANPRNAASGSLRQLDSEITKKRKLQFIPWGVGKHSLNFLSFKECLDFIVSLGFSAIQYLSLNKNHQEIEDNYHTLIREREGFFALLDGMVIVVNELDIQKELGYTQKSPKFACAYKFPALEKHTKIIGVINQVGRSGAITPVAVLEPVEIAGAMVTKATLHNYSEIEKKNIMLNDRVVVIRSGDVIPKIIKPLESYRDGSQHKIERPKVCPICSHELLCEEIFTYCQNLNCPARLKESLIHFASKDALNIQGLGDKVIEQLFEEKLIFNALDLYALKLEDLMRLDKFKIKKAQNLLDAIQKSKNPPLWRLINALGIEHIGKGASKTLARYGLNVLEKSEAEFLEMEGFGVEMARSLVNFYASNQEFIRSLFDLLNPKNSDMAEEKQESSSVFSNKTIVLTGTLSKPRQEYAQMLENLGAKISSSVSAKTDFLIVGENAGSKLALAKKHGVSVLNEEELLKRLKELD; via the coding sequence ATGATAAAAAGCCAAAAAGAATATTTAGAAAGAATTGCATATTTAAACACCCTATCGCACCATTATTACAACCTTGATGATCCTATCGTAAGCGACGCCGTTTATGATGAACTTTACCAAGAATTAAAAGCTTATGAAGAAAAAAACCCTAATGGCATTCAAGCTAATTCCCCTACCCAAAAAGTGGGGGCTACTGCCACCAATTCGTTCAATAAAAAACCCCATTTAATGCGGATGTGGAGCTTAGATGATGTGTTCAATCAAAGCGAATTGCAAGCGTGGTTGCAACGCATTTTAAAAGCCTATCCTAGCGCTTCGTTCGTGTGTTCGCCCAAACTTGATGGGGTTTCGCTCAATCTTTTGTATCAACATGGCAAGCTAGTGAATGCGACCACTAGGGGCAACGGCTTAGAAGGAGAATTAGTTAGCGCAAACGCTAAACACATCGCTAATATCCCCCACGCTATCGCTTATAAGGGAGAAATAGAAATCAGGGGCGAAGTGATCATTTCTAAAAAGGATTTTGACGCTTTAAACAAAGAGCGCTTAAACGCCAACGAACCCCTATTCGCTAACCCCAGAAATGCCGCATCAGGGAGTTTGAGGCAACTTGATAGCGAAATCACTAAAAAGCGCAAATTGCAATTCATTCCTTGGGGCGTGGGCAAGCATTCTTTAAATTTTTTAAGCTTTAAGGAGTGTTTGGATTTTATCGTCTCGTTAGGTTTTAGCGCCATTCAATACTTAAGCCTAAATAAAAACCACCAAGAAATAGAAGACAATTACCACACCCTGATTAGAGAAAGGGAGGGCTTTTTTGCCCTTTTAGACGGCATGGTGATCGTTGTGAATGAATTGGATATTCAAAAGGAGCTAGGCTACACGCAAAAATCCCCTAAATTCGCCTGCGCTTATAAATTCCCGGCTCTAGAAAAACACACCAAAATCATAGGAGTCATTAACCAAGTGGGGCGCAGCGGGGCGATCACACCGGTCGCTGTTTTAGAGCCTGTAGAAATTGCTGGAGCTATGGTTACGAAAGCGACCTTACACAATTATTCTGAAATTGAAAAAAAGAATATCATGCTCAATGATAGGGTCGTTGTCATTAGAAGCGGCGATGTGATCCCTAAAATCATCAAGCCTTTAGAATCTTATAGAGACGGCTCGCAACATAAAATTGAACGCCCCAAAGTTTGCCCCATATGTTCGCATGAGCTTTTATGCGAAGAGATTTTTACTTATTGTCAAAACCTTAATTGCCCGGCAAGGTTGAAAGAAAGCTTGATTCATTTCGCTTCTAAGGACGCTTTAAACATTCAAGGCTTAGGCGATAAAGTCATAGAGCAACTTTTTGAAGAAAAACTCATTTTTAACGCTTTGGATTTGTATGCTTTAAAATTGGAAGATTTAATGCGGCTAGACAAATTCAAAATCAAAAAAGCTCAAAATCTGTTAGACGCTATTCAAAAGAGCAAAAACCCTCCCTTATGGCGTTTGATTAACGCTTTAGGGATTGAGCATATTGGTAAGGGAGCGAGTAAAACGCTGGCCAGATACGGCTTAAATGTGTTAGAAAAAAGCGAAGCCGAGTTTTTAGAAATGGAAGGCTTTGGGGTGGAAATGGCGCGCTCTTTAGTCAATTTTTATGCGAGCAATCAGGAATTTATCCGATCGTTATTTGATTTGTTGAACCCTAAAAACAGCGATATGGCTGAAGAAAAGCAGGAAAGCTCTTCTGTTTTCAGTAATAAAACGATTGTTTTAACCGGCACGCTTTCTAAACCACGGCAAGAATACGCTCAAATGTTGGAAAATTTAGGGGCAAAAATTTCTTCAAGCGTGAGCGCTAAAACCGATTTTTTAATCGTTGGAGAAAACGCCGGCTCAAAACTCGCTCTAGCAAAAAAACATGGCGTGAGCGTTTTGAATGAAGAAGAATTATTAAAGCGTCTTAAAGAATTGGATTAA
- a CDS encoding glycosyltransferase family 25 protein: MIGVYIISLKESQRRLDTEKLVLESNEKFKGRCVFQIFDAISPKHQDFEKFVQELYDAQSLLQSDWYHSYVGAGLTLPELGCYLSHYLLWKECVKTNQPVVILEDDVALESNFMQALEDCLKSPFDFVRLYGCYWYYHETKFHVLPKEFVFPPFDYPFKNNPILEKFKKFFDVSRFLNLSTHKVIHYILKKIQKSYYATHEKEAFFLEHFYLTSVYVASTAGYYLTPKGAKTFIEATERFKIIEPVDMFMDNSAYHDVANLTYVPCPVSLSEHSLDSTIQKPQKKSLKSYPFPPKKSTFKNLFYYSINAKKRLKAFQQYSKQYAPLETPKEV, encoded by the coding sequence GTGATTGGTGTTTATATCATTTCTTTAAAAGAAAGTCAAAGGCGTTTGGATACTGAAAAACTCGTTTTAGAATCCAATGAAAAATTTAAAGGCCGTTGCGTTTTTCAAATTTTTGACGCTATTAGCCCTAAACATCAAGATTTTGAAAAATTCGTTCAAGAGCTTTATGATGCTCAAAGTTTATTGCAATCTGATTGGTATCATTCTTATGTGGGCGCTGGTTTGACTTTGCCTGAATTAGGGTGCTATTTAAGCCATTATCTTTTATGGAAAGAATGCGTTAAAACAAACCAACCGGTCGTTATTTTAGAAGATGATGTAGCGCTAGAGTCTAATTTCATGCAAGCTTTAGAAGATTGCTTGAAAAGCCCTTTTGATTTTGTGAGACTCTATGGGTGCTATTGGTATTACCACGAGACAAAATTCCATGTTTTGCCCAAAGAATTTGTATTTCCTCCCTTTGATTATCCTTTTAAAAATAACCCTATTTTAGAAAAATTTAAAAAATTTTTTGATGTTTCTAGATTTTTAAATCTTTCTACCCATAAAGTCATCCACTATATTCTCAAAAAAATACAAAAAAGCTATTACGCAACGCATGAAAAAGAAGCCTTTTTTTTAGAGCATTTTTACCTTACCAGCGTGTATGTGGCTTCTACAGCCGGTTATTACTTAACCCCTAAGGGCGCTAAAACCTTTATAGAAGCCACGGAGCGTTTTAAAATCATAGAGCCGGTGGATATGTTTATGGATAATTCTGCTTACCATGATGTGGCGAATCTGACTTATGTGCCTTGCCCTGTTTCTTTAAGTGAGCATTCTTTAGACAGCACCATTCAAAAGCCCCAAAAAAAGAGCTTGAAATCTTACCCATTTCCGCCTAAAAAATCAACTTTTAAGAATCTTTTCTACTACAGCATTAACGCTAAAAAGCGTTTAAAAGCCTTTCAACAATACAGCAAACAATACGCCCCTTTAGAAACCCCTAAAGAGGTTTAA